Proteins from a single region of Mailhella massiliensis:
- a CDS encoding DEAD/DEAH box helicase, whose translation MYFAFPLYPEEGSPLIRCCTVPPRQPDGPCLKMESNPNRVSFTLHLREVEEKSDGNVFWSLVRSVLKKDRDLVLKVGTLLNGGEDDLLSHLERCPFLLPLRLLAEYRSLDGMDDLTVLFAAFGNEVPAPMRRPELLKYWHRRYGENDRALIYACGEDLPEVLRKDRFSSLEDLRNLSLSFEDRLCRLQERRDFSSRCMPLPSGKNWMEDVAGALHLVALDHFFAGEKGSGNAAFSHLTWKQVFKRVTGAEELPEVMAKVPAILSGSLLEQAFTPDVVQMLFPGTHIGDREHLAHIVLQGVAGTGKSTLGYLILLHNLLYESTPHVVYMGPTRMLVEEAYATFRAMVEGLAGREGFEFLDPDGVVISTGERIEHDERIRDGAFQALFIVYEKLNNFFHEKTLCSVLTCVMVDEVQMICDPQRGGVLDVLLTGLCREAANRVALSRKKDLLRLVICTTEAFQLERQLSMDILPSRSGSPKKRPPVVLTDKRRFIPVSTWYQYVSRKGSSLPLYFGLSQQRQMDGMMNRKWQVCLLSGKKNMNNWLQEWMWGHEKVLYVSYTQFFMISLAQKLCSGRPEMFCDEAWLSDFYESLHREGFQDICCNELIQCARKGIFFNFSDMGQKARTMSTAQYKSMRARPGIPIITFATSTIMYGVNLPADLLILGNLRWPRFKDKWGELDFTYLSSFEMHNITGRVGRYGVSSASVTPTIVLCGQRPPRWQRVYWEYSKECRQVVQMLSLPETSTCAAALLRKGAFCPKCLGDFHPAEQAFLINALLHAPVMKNGQERKLTEVQKFIESTWAWAYVLEHHNDDVWKNAIQLFYGFLQEEFPEMVRVSEVDGKITIWPLPFCFMVSKTGVSLGVIKEIKSVLNTWTLDSYTSSEYVVLVLLSLLMTQEGWRTFLPFLQESGWGKNNAQGRLSDLQRHILEKTDEQEQEMRAELHDMLLDFMNERRVTDTIAHIQKYFYTHNMPISLFGGYESEVGRRKVLLLFRSALALLSWCRGKPAQEINRYRYADGGLPVKTENVLYENSFQNDSRDRLSYMLTCFKDYCSRNSDYGHWENAVEQARLALLQVQSL comes from the coding sequence ATGTATTTTGCATTTCCCTTATATCCTGAAGAGGGAAGTCCTCTCATACGCTGTTGCACTGTACCCCCGCGACAGCCGGACGGCCCCTGCCTGAAGATGGAGTCCAATCCGAACCGTGTTTCTTTTACCTTACATTTACGAGAGGTGGAGGAAAAAAGTGACGGAAATGTGTTCTGGAGTCTTGTGCGGTCCGTATTAAAAAAGGACAGAGATCTTGTTCTGAAGGTCGGAACGCTTTTGAACGGGGGAGAAGACGACCTTCTTTCTCATCTGGAGCGATGCCCTTTTCTTCTGCCGTTGCGCCTGCTTGCCGAATATCGTTCTCTGGACGGCATGGATGATCTTACCGTTCTCTTTGCCGCTTTCGGCAACGAAGTTCCCGCACCCATGCGCCGGCCGGAGCTGCTGAAATACTGGCATAGACGTTATGGGGAAAATGACCGGGCGCTGATATACGCCTGTGGTGAAGATCTGCCTGAAGTGCTGAGGAAAGACCGTTTTTCTTCTCTGGAAGATCTTCGGAACCTTTCCCTTTCCTTTGAGGATCGTCTGTGCCGTCTGCAGGAGAGAAGGGACTTCAGCAGCCGCTGTATGCCTTTGCCGTCCGGAAAGAACTGGATGGAAGATGTGGCCGGAGCGCTTCACCTTGTGGCATTGGACCATTTTTTCGCCGGGGAAAAAGGCAGCGGTAATGCCGCTTTTTCACACCTGACCTGGAAGCAGGTCTTCAAAAGGGTAACGGGAGCGGAAGAGCTTCCTGAAGTAATGGCAAAGGTGCCGGCCATTCTTTCCGGCAGCCTGCTTGAGCAGGCGTTTACCCCTGATGTTGTGCAGATGCTTTTCCCCGGGACGCATATTGGAGATAGGGAGCATCTTGCTCATATTGTTCTTCAGGGTGTTGCAGGAACGGGGAAGAGTACGCTGGGCTATCTGATCCTGCTTCATAACCTGCTGTATGAATCGACCCCGCATGTGGTATATATGGGACCTACCCGTATGCTGGTGGAGGAAGCCTACGCCACGTTCAGGGCCATGGTGGAAGGCTTGGCGGGACGTGAAGGGTTTGAGTTCCTGGATCCCGACGGCGTTGTGATTTCCACCGGGGAACGTATCGAACATGATGAGCGCATCAGGGATGGAGCATTCCAAGCGCTTTTTATCGTTTATGAAAAACTCAACAATTTTTTTCATGAAAAAACGCTGTGCTCGGTACTCACCTGCGTTATGGTGGATGAAGTGCAGATGATCTGCGATCCCCAGCGGGGCGGTGTTCTTGACGTACTTTTAACCGGTCTTTGCCGGGAAGCGGCAAACCGTGTCGCTCTCAGTCGGAAAAAAGATCTGCTGCGTCTTGTCATATGCACGACGGAAGCTTTTCAACTTGAACGGCAGCTCAGCATGGATATTCTGCCGTCCCGATCCGGCAGTCCGAAAAAAAGGCCTCCTGTCGTGCTTACGGATAAAAGGCGATTTATTCCTGTAAGCACCTGGTATCAATATGTTTCGAGAAAAGGTTCGTCATTGCCGCTGTACTTTGGATTGTCGCAGCAGAGACAGATGGACGGCATGATGAACCGAAAGTGGCAGGTGTGTCTTCTTTCCGGGAAAAAAAACATGAACAACTGGCTGCAGGAATGGATGTGGGGACACGAAAAGGTTCTCTATGTTTCCTATACGCAGTTTTTCATGATATCTCTGGCCCAGAAACTTTGCTCCGGCAGACCCGAGATGTTCTGTGATGAGGCATGGTTGTCAGACTTTTATGAAAGTCTGCACAGGGAGGGATTTCAGGACATCTGCTGCAACGAGCTTATCCAGTGTGCTCGCAAGGGAATTTTTTTCAATTTTTCCGATATGGGGCAGAAAGCACGCACCATGTCCACGGCGCAGTATAAATCCATGAGAGCCCGTCCCGGTATCCCCATTATTACCTTTGCAACCAGTACCATCATGTACGGAGTCAACCTGCCCGCCGATCTGCTGATTCTCGGCAATCTCCGGTGGCCGAGGTTTAAGGACAAATGGGGAGAACTCGACTTTACGTATCTTTCTTCCTTTGAAATGCACAATATTACCGGAAGAGTGGGAAGATACGGCGTAAGCAGCGCCTCCGTGACGCCGACCATAGTCCTGTGCGGACAGAGGCCCCCCCGATGGCAGAGGGTATATTGGGAGTACTCCAAGGAATGTCGTCAGGTCGTGCAGATGCTGAGTCTGCCTGAAACCAGTACCTGTGCAGCCGCACTTTTGCGGAAGGGAGCTTTTTGCCCGAAATGTCTGGGAGATTTTCATCCTGCGGAACAGGCTTTTTTGATAAACGCCCTGCTGCATGCTCCAGTCATGAAAAACGGCCAGGAAAGAAAACTGACGGAGGTTCAGAAGTTTATCGAATCCACATGGGCCTGGGCTTATGTTCTGGAGCATCATAATGATGACGTGTGGAAAAACGCAATTCAGCTTTTCTATGGGTTCCTTCAGGAGGAATTTCCGGAAATGGTCAGAGTTTCAGAAGTCGACGGCAAAATAACGATATGGCCGTTGCCTTTCTGCTTCATGGTGAGTAAAACCGGGGTTTCTCTTGGTGTGATTAAAGAAATCAAGAGCGTATTGAATACCTGGACTCTGGATTCATACACCTCTTCGGAATATGTCGTACTTGTACTTCTTTCTCTTCTTATGACTCAGGAAGGATGGCGAACATTTTTGCCTTTTCTTCAGGAAAGCGGCTGGGGAAAAAATAACGCTCAGGGCAGACTTTCCGATCTGCAACGTCATATCTTGGAAAAGACGGACGAGCAGGAACAGGAAATGCGTGCGGAACTGCATGACATGCTTCTGGATTTTATGAATGAAAGGCGGGTGACGGATACGATTGCCCATATTCAGAAGTATTTTTATACGCACAATATGCCTATATCCTTATTCGGAGGATATGAATCCGAGGTAGGACGCCGCAAGGTTCTGCTGCTCTTCCGCAGCGCACTTGCGCTCCTTTCCTGGTGCAGGGGAAAGCCTGCTCAGGAAATCAACCGGTATCGCTATGCCGACGGCGGACTTCCGGTAAAAACTGAAAATGTTCTTTATGAAAACAGCTTTCAGAATGATTCCCGTGATCGTCTTTCCTATATGTTGACCTGCTTCAAAGACTATTGTTCCCGG